A window from Gemmatimonadaceae bacterium encodes these proteins:
- a CDS encoding DUF494 family protein, with product MEPRITHLLAQLRRRFDTAEHIAEVEEYLTSKGFDRGQIGTIVSAWLADIGRPGQGVPVTSQGPVRIQGPHERSRFTPEAWGYLLGLRAGGVLGAEALEQVIERLMMQVDGRVSLDDARSVVEAGGSEGFGPFGEPTIMH from the coding sequence ATGGAGCCACGAATAACCCATCTTCTCGCGCAGTTGCGCCGGCGGTTCGATACCGCCGAACATATCGCCGAGGTCGAGGAGTACCTGACGTCGAAGGGGTTCGACCGGGGACAGATCGGTACCATTGTGTCGGCATGGCTCGCTGATATTGGTCGTCCGGGACAGGGGGTTCCGGTCACGTCACAGGGCCCGGTCCGGATACAGGGGCCACACGAGCGGAGCCGATTCACGCCCGAGGCGTGGGGGTATTTGCTGGGGCTCAGGGCCGGTGGGGTGCTCGGGGCGGAGGCGCTGGAGCAGGTCATTGAACGACTCATGATGCAGGTTGACGGTCGGGTCAGCCTGGACGACGCGCGATCGGTGGTGGAGGCCGGGGGCTCGGAGGGTTTCGGGCCGTTTGGCGAGCCGACGATCATGCACTAG
- a CDS encoding shikimate kinase — protein sequence MRHLALVGLPGAGKTTIARALGELLARDVIDFDAVIERQEGRSIARIFEESGEDYFRERECEVTAALVGAPPAILSPGGGWVTRSETVDLLRPGIRLVWLRVSPATAVRRMEGNRDARPLLMKGDPEAILTRLGAEREEYYARSAAAIDTEVLTHQEVVRQIARLASFWTAGIG from the coding sequence GTGCGGCACCTGGCGCTGGTGGGACTGCCTGGAGCGGGAAAGACGACCATCGCGCGTGCGCTCGGCGAGCTGCTCGCGCGCGACGTGATCGACTTCGACGCCGTCATCGAACGTCAGGAAGGACGCTCGATCGCTCGGATCTTTGAGGAGAGCGGTGAGGACTACTTCAGGGAGCGCGAGTGCGAGGTAACGGCGGCGCTCGTCGGAGCTCCCCCCGCCATACTGTCGCCCGGTGGCGGTTGGGTTACCCGATCGGAGACCGTTGATCTGCTCCGGCCAGGGATTCGGCTCGTCTGGTTGCGGGTTTCTCCGGCCACCGCCGTTCGTCGGATGGAGGGGAACCGTGACGCGCGCCCGCTATTAATGAAGGGGGATCCCGAGGCCATTTTGACCCGTCTTGGGGCCGAACGAGAGGAGTATTACGCAAGATCTGCCGCAGCGATTGACACGGAAGTCCTTACACATCAAGAGGTTGTGCGCCAAATCGCCCGGCTTGCCTCATTCTGGACCGCGGGAATAGGTTAG
- the aroC gene encoding chorismate synthase: protein MFLRFSTAGESHGPALVATLEGMPAGLALLADDVNSELARRQQGYGRGRRMQIEKDEVEFLSGVRAGQTLGSPIAMLIRNRDWKNWQEIMDPAPQEGDPVLRRRAVTRPRPGHADLTGMLKYDRDDARDILERASARETTARVAVGAVCRHLLDAFGVKIGSHLVHLGGIDAAPPATLPADLNAAADPSPLRTLDRDAESRMIALVDEAKRAGNTLGGICEVVVTGLPAGLGSHVSWDRKLDGRLAAAIMSIPAVKGVEVGLGFEAARRPGSEVHDEINRDASSAATGGVRRATNRAGGLEGGMTTGESLVLRVAMKPIATLMRPLSTVDVTTGAAAAAVAERSDVTAVPAMGVIAEAMTAIVLADAWLEKFGGDSVEEIRRNHAAYVAHIAARIGQATGD from the coding sequence ATGTTCCTTCGATTCTCCACCGCCGGCGAATCCCACGGCCCCGCGCTCGTCGCCACACTGGAGGGCATGCCCGCAGGGCTCGCTCTCCTCGCCGACGACGTCAATAGCGAACTCGCGCGTCGACAGCAGGGCTATGGACGCGGGCGACGCATGCAGATCGAGAAGGACGAGGTCGAGTTCCTCTCCGGCGTGCGTGCGGGGCAGACCCTGGGCTCTCCGATCGCGATGCTCATCCGCAACCGCGACTGGAAGAACTGGCAGGAGATCATGGACCCGGCGCCGCAGGAGGGCGACCCTGTGCTGCGTCGCCGAGCCGTAACCAGACCCCGCCCCGGACATGCCGACCTCACAGGCATGCTCAAGTACGATCGCGACGACGCCCGCGACATTCTGGAACGCGCCTCCGCGCGAGAGACGACCGCGCGCGTCGCCGTAGGCGCCGTGTGTCGTCACCTGCTTGATGCATTTGGAGTGAAGATTGGCAGCCATCTCGTCCACCTCGGCGGCATTGACGCTGCGCCGCCCGCCACCCTCCCCGCCGACCTCAATGCGGCGGCCGACCCCTCACCGCTCCGCACGCTCGACCGCGATGCGGAGTCACGCATGATCGCACTCGTCGACGAGGCAAAGCGGGCCGGCAACACGCTTGGCGGCATCTGTGAGGTTGTCGTCACCGGACTTCCCGCCGGACTCGGCTCGCACGTCTCATGGGACCGAAAGCTCGATGGGCGTCTCGCCGCGGCAATCATGTCCATCCCGGCAGTCAAGGGCGTCGAAGTGGGACTCGGCTTCGAGGCGGCGCGCCGACCGGGATCCGAGGTACATGACGAGATCAATCGTGATGCGTCGAGTGCAGCGACGGGCGGCGTTCGGCGCGCCACCAACCGGGCGGGTGGCCTGGAAGGAGGCATGACCACGGGCGAATCGCTCGTGCTCCGCGTGGCCATGAAGCCGATTGCCACGCTGATGCGACCGCTGAGTACGGTCGACGTGACCACCGGAGCAGCGGCAGCCGCGGTGGCCGAACGGTCCGACGTGACCGCCGTACCCGCGATGGGAGTCATCGCCGAAGCAATGACCGCAATCGTCCTGGCCGACGCCTGGCTGGAGAAGTTCGGCGGCGACTCGGTCGAGGAGATTCGGCGGAATCATGCGGCGTACGTGGCGCACATCGCCGCAAGGATCGGTCAGGCCACGGGAGATTGA
- a CDS encoding AMIN domain-containing protein has product MRRVCSLVAITTVALFGSSREAHAGRPAVAIEAASSITALSIVPGTGRADVIVSVSGPVEVQDFTVPSPHRIVLDISGARLAPFARAYDRIARAGISNVRLAQYRSDVVRIVLDLDRERDYAVTREGNTVRISLTAEERFAAWHSSGQMLAEAVAEVAAERPAATPKSDTTVVEKAGEVVTSPPARDIEEAATQNVRPEPRIDAAAPQAQQPRITVTYAGADIRDVLAAFATFSQRTIVVGKDVSGTITAEIKDQPWDVALKALLEAQGLAAIEEASGIITVDSYKNILEKQASEPVATQMVNINYVSATSLQPTVQGLLYKDCAPGTSQGTGGAQGGGGVGGVPAGCIVRGTVAADSATNSLIITEVASRLPNLLSYVRGLDVRTPQVALKAKIISVQRTSIEQLGLSYDIGSANTFLNTLLPRIPEGATTPGQFESRVELGGDAIAGVANATRKYKSGSALNLIFSTALGKYSLTSFLDALRESQLSDVQAEPSVVTLDNREARLTVGQETPVRVIDAGSLGQIGTPARANVQFRETGIILKVTPHITSNRQIRMKMEAEQSELRIVGGDLGFIIDKRNAQTQLLVNDGETAVIAGLVQTQVVKNRAGIPFLSDLPLIGRFFSQSDSREEKKDLLIMITPTIINDGDPVRPPSGSK; this is encoded by the coding sequence ATGAGGCGAGTCTGTTCGCTGGTCGCCATCACGACCGTCGCGCTGTTCGGCAGCTCTCGTGAGGCGCATGCCGGCCGTCCGGCGGTCGCGATCGAGGCCGCCAGCTCCATTACCGCGCTCTCGATCGTCCCGGGTACCGGACGCGCCGACGTGATCGTCTCGGTGTCCGGTCCGGTCGAGGTGCAGGACTTCACCGTCCCGTCGCCGCACCGCATCGTGCTCGACATCAGCGGCGCTCGGCTCGCGCCGTTTGCCCGCGCGTACGATCGCATCGCCCGCGCCGGGATCAGCAACGTCCGGCTCGCCCAGTACCGCAGCGACGTCGTGCGCATCGTCCTCGACCTGGACCGCGAGCGCGACTACGCGGTGACCCGCGAAGGCAACACGGTCCGCATCTCGCTCACCGCAGAAGAGCGGTTCGCCGCTTGGCACTCCTCCGGCCAGATGCTCGCCGAGGCGGTCGCCGAAGTTGCGGCCGAACGTCCCGCGGCGACCCCGAAGTCAGACACCACGGTCGTCGAGAAGGCCGGTGAGGTCGTGACCTCGCCGCCGGCCCGCGACATCGAGGAGGCCGCGACGCAGAACGTGCGCCCCGAGCCCCGGATCGACGCTGCGGCGCCGCAGGCACAGCAGCCGCGCATCACGGTAACCTACGCCGGTGCTGACATCCGCGACGTGCTCGCGGCGTTCGCCACCTTCTCACAGCGCACCATCGTCGTCGGCAAGGACGTCTCGGGCACCATCACCGCCGAGATCAAGGACCAGCCCTGGGACGTCGCCCTCAAGGCACTCCTCGAGGCACAGGGCCTTGCCGCCATCGAAGAAGCGTCAGGCATCATCACGGTCGACAGCTACAAGAACATCCTCGAGAAGCAGGCCAGTGAGCCGGTCGCCACGCAGATGGTGAACATCAACTACGTGTCGGCCACGTCGCTGCAGCCCACGGTGCAGGGGCTTCTCTACAAGGACTGTGCGCCTGGCACGAGTCAGGGCACCGGTGGCGCGCAGGGTGGCGGTGGTGTCGGCGGCGTACCGGCCGGTTGCATCGTCCGCGGAACCGTCGCGGCAGACAGCGCCACCAACTCGCTGATCATCACCGAAGTCGCTTCGCGGCTGCCGAACCTGCTCTCGTACGTCCGCGGGCTCGACGTGCGCACGCCGCAGGTGGCCCTCAAGGCCAAGATCATCTCGGTCCAGCGCACCTCGATCGAACAGCTCGGCCTGAGCTATGACATCGGCTCGGCGAACACGTTCCTCAATACGCTGCTCCCGCGCATCCCCGAAGGCGCCACAACGCCCGGTCAGTTCGAATCGCGGGTGGAACTCGGCGGCGACGCGATCGCCGGCGTCGCCAACGCGACGAGAAAGTACAAGTCCGGGAGCGCGCTCAACCTCATCTTCTCCACCGCACTCGGGAAGTACTCGCTCACGTCGTTCCTCGACGCACTCCGCGAGTCGCAGCTCTCCGACGTCCAGGCCGAGCCGAGTGTCGTGACGCTCGACAACCGCGAAGCGCGCCTCACGGTCGGCCAGGAAACCCCGGTCCGCGTAATCGACGCCGGCTCCCTGGGTCAGATCGGTACGCCCGCCCGTGCCAACGTCCAGTTCCGCGAAACGGGCATCATCCTCAAGGTCACGCCGCACATCACGAGCAACCGCCAGATCCGCATGAAGATGGAAGCGGAGCAGTCGGAACTGCGCATCGTTGGCGGCGACCTCGGCTTCATCATTGACAAGCGCAACGCCCAGACGCAGCTGCTCGTGAACGACGGCGAGACCGCGGTGATCGCCGGCCTGGTCCAGACTCAGGTCGTGAAGAACCGCGCCGGCATCCCCTTCCTGTCCGACCTGCCCCTCATCGGGCGCTTCTTCTCGCAGTCCGACTCGCGCGAGGAAAAGAAGGACCTGCTGATCATGATCACACCGACGATCATCAACGATGGTGACCCGGTGCGGCCGCCGAGCGGCAGCAAGTAA
- the pilO gene encoding type 4a pilus biogenesis protein PilO, with protein sequence MAFPPKTQREQAMVLVCVVAAMLASSYWNFVYKPKSEELTELRSRVDTLEKRNNVARSEAAEGKGEQLRAEADQFGRDLEVMRQLVPTGNEVPALLEQVSTAARRAGLDISAVTPAPVVEGEQFDTYRYQIAVTGGYHAVAEFLANVGSLTRIMAPVNVSLAVAGNTNLDAVARRPVGSSALDTKFEIQTYVARTATVTRGGKS encoded by the coding sequence ATGGCTTTCCCGCCAAAGACACAGCGTGAACAGGCGATGGTCCTGGTCTGCGTCGTCGCCGCGATGCTCGCCTCCTCGTACTGGAACTTCGTCTACAAGCCCAAGTCCGAGGAACTGACCGAACTGCGCTCGCGTGTGGATACGCTCGAAAAGCGCAACAACGTCGCACGCTCCGAGGCCGCCGAAGGCAAGGGCGAGCAGCTCCGCGCCGAGGCCGATCAGTTCGGCCGCGACCTGGAAGTCATGCGGCAGCTCGTGCCCACCGGCAACGAGGTGCCCGCGCTCCTCGAGCAGGTGTCGACCGCCGCGCGTCGTGCGGGCCTGGACATCTCTGCCGTCACCCCGGCCCCCGTGGTCGAGGGCGAGCAGTTCGACACCTACCGCTACCAGATCGCCGTCACCGGCGGCTACCACGCCGTCGCCGAGTTCCTCGCGAACGTCGGCTCGCTGACGCGCATCATGGCGCCGGTGAACGTGTCGCTCGCGGTGGCCGGTAACACCAACCTCGATGCGGTCGCCCGGCGCCCCGTCGGCTCCTCGGCCCTCGACACGAAGTTCGAGATCCAGACCTATGTCGCCAGGACGGCGACAGTGACGCGTGGAGGGAAGTCCTGA
- a CDS encoding PilN domain-containing protein produces the protein MIQINLLPGAARKSKSHGGFSLKGFATGAASRTRDPYLLSAIVAVLLAVGGVGTMHLSQSSNAMDLGLRETAALRDSTRYAMVLKERRRAEAKRDSVMKQLTIIRSIDNDRYVWPHILDEVSRSLPPYTWLKSIQQTSAVAVPAALLEDQKKKEKADTTARPGKKDEAPVGPLRFRLIGNTVDIQALTRFMKLLETSPFLQNVQLAKSELVILDGKEVTEFQLDAEFERPDKSVITTAPVSLSVR, from the coding sequence ATGATCCAGATCAACCTCCTGCCAGGCGCCGCCAGGAAGAGCAAGTCCCACGGCGGCTTCTCGCTCAAGGGCTTCGCCACCGGTGCCGCCTCGCGCACCCGGGATCCGTACCTGCTCTCCGCCATCGTCGCCGTGCTGCTCGCGGTCGGCGGCGTCGGCACCATGCACCTCTCGCAGTCGTCCAACGCCATGGACCTCGGCCTTCGCGAGACCGCGGCACTCCGGGACTCCACGCGATACGCGATGGTGCTCAAGGAACGCCGCCGCGCCGAAGCCAAGCGCGACTCGGTCATGAAGCAGCTGACCATCATCCGCTCGATCGACAACGATCGCTACGTGTGGCCGCACATCCTCGACGAGGTGTCACGCTCGCTGCCGCCCTACACGTGGCTCAAGTCCATCCAGCAGACCTCCGCGGTCGCCGTGCCGGCAGCCCTGCTCGAAGACCAGAAGAAGAAGGAGAAGGCCGACACCACCGCCAGGCCTGGCAAGAAGGACGAGGCGCCGGTCGGCCCGCTCCGCTTCCGGCTCATCGGCAACACCGTCGACATCCAGGCGCTCACTCGCTTCATGAAGCTCCTCGAAACGTCGCCGTTCCTGCAGAACGTCCAGCTCGCGAAGTCCGAGCTCGTCATTCTCGATGGCAAGGAAGTCACGGAGTTCCAGCTCGACGCCGAGTTCGAACGCCCCGACAAGTCCGTCATCACCACCGCCCCCGTTTCGCTCTCGGTGAGGTAA
- the pilM gene encoding type IV pilus assembly protein PilM, with protein MALFGRKKSTIGLDIGSGLIKIAVIDHGRGEPELAKVVIAPLLADAIVEGEVMDPGIVTDAIRSAMEQAGLKARDVVTAVGGRDVIIKKIQIERVKEQQARELMRWEAEQHVPFDMESVELDFQILDPEADGMEMSVLLVAAKRDLIENKMRLLTDAGLTPAVVDVDAFALHNAFEVNHPDAMNGVVGLINIGHEVTNINIMDDGVPILTRDLTVGTRRFREDLQRERGLSPDEADGLLQGYDRSPHLDAVIENRGEEIAVGVERAAAFLASSSRNASQMRAVYLCGGGARVPGLTQALSQRLRLPVELANPLANLRIREGALDNLVTDEVAPLLMLPIGLALRKAA; from the coding sequence ATGGCGCTCTTCGGTCGCAAGAAGTCCACGATCGGGCTCGACATCGGCTCGGGCCTCATCAAGATCGCCGTGATCGACCACGGTCGAGGTGAACCGGAACTCGCGAAGGTCGTCATCGCGCCGCTGCTCGCCGATGCGATCGTCGAGGGCGAAGTCATGGACCCCGGCATCGTCACCGATGCGATCCGCAGCGCCATGGAACAGGCAGGTCTCAAGGCGCGCGATGTTGTCACCGCGGTCGGTGGCCGCGACGTCATCATCAAGAAGATCCAGATCGAGCGCGTGAAGGAACAGCAGGCGCGCGAACTGATGCGCTGGGAAGCCGAACAGCACGTGCCGTTCGACATGGAGTCGGTGGAGCTCGACTTCCAGATCCTCGATCCCGAAGCCGACGGCATGGAGATGAGCGTGCTGCTCGTTGCCGCCAAGCGCGACCTGATCGAGAACAAGATGCGCCTCCTCACCGACGCCGGCCTCACGCCCGCCGTCGTCGACGTCGACGCCTTCGCCCTGCATAACGCCTTCGAGGTCAATCACCCCGATGCCATGAACGGCGTCGTCGGGCTGATCAACATCGGGCACGAAGTCACCAACATCAACATCATGGATGACGGCGTGCCGATCCTCACCCGTGACCTCACGGTGGGGACGCGCCGCTTCCGCGAAGATCTGCAGCGCGAGCGCGGCCTGAGTCCCGACGAGGCCGATGGCCTCCTCCAGGGCTACGATCGCTCGCCGCACCTCGACGCAGTCATCGAGAATCGCGGCGAGGAGATCGCTGTTGGTGTCGAGCGCGCCGCCGCGTTCCTCGCCTCGTCGTCGCGCAACGCCTCGCAGATGCGCGCCGTGTACCTGTGCGGCGGCGGCGCCCGCGTCCCCGGTCTCACGCAGGCGCTCAGCCAGCGGCTGCGACTCCCGGTCGAACTCGCGAACCCGCTCGCCAACCTCCGCATTCGCGAAGGCGCCCTCGACAACCTCGTCACCGACGAAGTCGCGCCGCTCCTCATGCTTCCCATTGGCCTCGCCCTGCGCAAGGCGGCGTAA
- a CDS encoding type II secretion system protein yields MTRPGSLLRAVPRSPRHRHRARRGTSLAELLVALSVFGAVATACLRALASSTRWYERTTLVAEQHAQVDAALRILTALPSAASPADGDLLTLGDSALTWSATVAAAVACRETSGALMLPRAPLISGVDLAGYTSAPQVGDVLVLLDDAASRTSADDRWNRHAIVGVGTSSGGCVGGQLADAVRDAATPAWRLDLVPPATAAAIGAPVRILRPRRFLLYLSTPDWMLGVTEFNAPAGWATVQPAAGPLAPPRAAGLKLRWLDSLFRADSTRVAAIGIDIQAPTRRNLRPLPGGRPSVTESLSVILALRNRP; encoded by the coding sequence ATGACCAGGCCCGGATCGCTCCTTCGCGCCGTCCCGCGCAGCCCGCGCCACCGTCACCGCGCGCGCCGCGGCACCTCCCTCGCAGAACTGCTCGTCGCGCTCTCGGTCTTCGGTGCGGTCGCCACCGCGTGCCTCCGCGCACTCGCGTCCAGCACGCGCTGGTATGAGCGCACCACCCTCGTGGCCGAACAGCACGCCCAGGTCGACGCCGCGCTACGCATCCTCACCGCGCTACCCTCGGCGGCCTCCCCCGCAGACGGCGATCTCCTCACGCTCGGCGATTCCGCGCTCACATGGTCCGCCACCGTCGCAGCAGCCGTCGCCTGCCGCGAAACGTCCGGCGCCCTCATGCTCCCCCGCGCTCCCCTCATCAGCGGGGTCGACCTCGCTGGCTACACCAGCGCCCCACAGGTCGGCGACGTCCTCGTCCTGCTCGATGACGCTGCCAGCCGCACCTCAGCGGACGATCGCTGGAACCGGCACGCCATCGTTGGTGTCGGCACCAGCTCCGGCGGCTGCGTCGGAGGGCAACTCGCCGACGCCGTGCGCGATGCGGCCACGCCCGCCTGGAGACTCGATCTCGTGCCGCCCGCAACCGCCGCCGCCATTGGGGCGCCTGTACGCATCCTGCGCCCGCGCCGGTTCCTCCTCTACCTCTCCACTCCTGACTGGATGCTCGGCGTCACCGAGTTCAACGCCCCGGCAGGGTGGGCCACCGTCCAACCCGCCGCCGGTCCGCTCGCTCCACCGCGCGCCGCAGGACTCAAGTTGCGCTGGCTCGACTCGCTCTTCCGCGCTGACTCCACCCGCGTGGCCGCCATCGGCATCGACATCCAGGCACCAACTCGCCGCAACCTGCGACCACTCCCGGGAGGCCGGCCGTCGGTCACCGAATCCCTGAGTGTCATCCTCGCGCTGCGCAATCGCCCATGA
- a CDS encoding prepilin-type N-terminal cleavage/methylation domain-containing protein gives MRNTTRKGFTLIELLIVVVIIGILAAIAIPKFANTKEKAYLASMKSDLRNMATTQESYFADNQVYTSGTASNTSGGTASLNGFVPSAGVTVAASATGGTGWTASTTHTATTKTCAIFVGPTVLAPATVEAEPKCTP, from the coding sequence ATGCGCAACACGACTCGGAAGGGCTTCACCCTGATCGAACTCCTCATCGTCGTCGTCATCATCGGCATCCTGGCCGCGATCGCGATCCCGAAGTTCGCGAACACCAAGGAGAAGGCCTACCTCGCCTCGATGAAGTCGGACCTTCGCAACATGGCGACCACGCAGGAGTCGTACTTCGCCGACAACCAGGTCTACACCAGCGGAACGGCGAGCAACACCTCGGGCGGTACCGCTTCGCTCAACGGCTTCGTTCCGTCGGCTGGCGTGACGGTGGCCGCAAGCGCCACGGGCGGCACGGGCTGGACGGCCAGCACGACGCACACGGCCACCACCAAGACTTGCGCGATCTTCGTCGGCCCGACGGTGCTTGCGCCGGCGACCGTGGAAGCCGAGCCCAAGTGCACGCCGTAA
- a CDS encoding glycosyltransferase family 2 protein, whose product MRGRTPIAADELVLSVLIPVYNEKNTIRLILDQVHAVPVRKQVICVNDCSTDGTTQILDQLRDEGLIDVLIHQPVNRGKGFAIRTALQASTGNVVIVQDADLEYDPADWPQLLEPIIDGKADAVFGSRFLSGPHRVLYYWHSVGNMLLTLTSNMFTNLNLTDMETCYKAIRGEVARSLTLTSDRFGFEPEVTARLSAARVRIYEVPISYSGRTYAEGKKINWKDGVAAFWHIVRFNLFPPR is encoded by the coding sequence ATGCGCGGCCGCACGCCGATTGCCGCCGATGAACTCGTGCTGTCGGTGCTCATTCCCGTCTACAACGAGAAGAACACCATCCGGCTGATCCTTGACCAGGTGCACGCGGTGCCGGTGCGCAAGCAGGTCATCTGCGTCAACGACTGCTCGACCGATGGCACCACACAGATCCTCGACCAGCTGCGCGACGAGGGCCTGATCGACGTCCTCATCCACCAGCCCGTCAACCGCGGCAAGGGGTTCGCCATCCGCACGGCGCTGCAGGCAAGCACGGGCAACGTGGTCATCGTCCAGGACGCGGATCTCGAGTACGACCCGGCAGACTGGCCGCAACTGCTCGAGCCGATCATCGATGGCAAGGCGGACGCGGTCTTCGGCTCGCGCTTCCTCAGCGGGCCGCACCGTGTGCTGTACTACTGGCATTCGGTCGGCAACATGCTGCTCACGCTCACGAGCAACATGTTCACGAACCTGAACCTCACCGACATGGAGACCTGCTACAAGGCGATCCGCGGCGAGGTGGCGCGCTCCCTGACGTTGACGTCGGATCGCTTCGGGTTCGAACCCGAGGTCACGGCGCGCTTGTCGGCCGCGCGCGTCCGCATCTATGAGGTGCCGATCTCGTATTCGGGACGCACTTACGCCGAAGGCAAGAAGATCAACTGGAAGGATGGCGTGGCCGCCTTCTGGCACATCGTGCGCTTCAACCTGTTCCCGCCCAGGTAG
- a CDS encoding glycosyltransferase family 39 protein, which translates to MTPSDVGSTAAETRRMWSARLARVPLPSEKLTMVLLAVLVLGVAILTVTPWPVGAFQDDAMYTVLAKSLAEGKGYRFLNLPGEPNATHFPPGYPLLLAGLWKLWPSFPDNIVLFKFVNAGLLAAAALGAFRYARQRFAAPVTVAAAVAIIGTLSIVVLLVTGVVMSEPMFLALLFPTLLRAERAAETGRARDAAVAGALLGALALVRTIGVFAVPAAGLVMLWRRRWAGALTLGAVALAVLTPWQLWVGAHQHEVAPVLVGKFGSYGGWLVEGYRLGGAEFALAVLRRNATELEAMLSYYFLPVVARWPRAVVMAIVLSFALLGMKRFLRVAPVSLLFLVFYTLVIMAWPFEPARFVLAVWPLWPLLVGSGVLAVWHSAARLPAGPVSTGAIVALALAVAAFVGGSGWYNAMGYSRKWWVSVQRDAGKRARPIVEWAARYTDSTDVLSTEDDLIVYLYAHRKAVPTSTFRPAQRLAPLTDAQDATVAREIFAAYRPAWFIVGSQQGVRTASTLASGPDSMLTFVGRTPDVLIYQRTTP; encoded by the coding sequence ATGACGCCGTCTGACGTCGGGTCGACCGCAGCAGAAACACGCCGCATGTGGAGCGCGCGCCTGGCGCGCGTCCCTTTGCCATCAGAGAAACTGACGATGGTGCTGCTCGCCGTCCTGGTACTCGGCGTCGCGATCCTCACCGTCACTCCGTGGCCAGTCGGCGCGTTCCAGGACGATGCGATGTACACCGTACTCGCCAAGTCTCTTGCGGAGGGGAAGGGCTACCGCTTCCTCAATCTGCCAGGAGAGCCTAACGCAACCCACTTTCCGCCCGGCTACCCGCTGCTCCTGGCCGGTCTCTGGAAGCTCTGGCCATCGTTCCCCGACAACATCGTTCTCTTCAAGTTTGTCAACGCGGGCCTGCTCGCGGCCGCGGCGCTCGGCGCCTTTCGGTATGCGCGGCAACGGTTCGCGGCACCGGTCACGGTGGCCGCCGCCGTCGCCATCATCGGTACGCTCTCCATCGTGGTCCTGCTCGTCACCGGCGTCGTGATGTCGGAGCCCATGTTCCTTGCTCTGCTGTTCCCCACGCTGCTCCGGGCTGAACGCGCGGCAGAGACCGGACGTGCGAGGGACGCCGCGGTCGCCGGCGCACTGCTGGGCGCGCTCGCCCTCGTTCGCACCATCGGGGTGTTCGCGGTCCCTGCCGCCGGGCTGGTCATGCTGTGGCGCCGACGCTGGGCGGGCGCCCTGACCCTGGGCGCCGTGGCCCTTGCCGTTCTGACGCCCTGGCAGCTCTGGGTCGGGGCGCACCAGCACGAGGTCGCTCCCGTCCTGGTCGGCAAGTTCGGGTCGTACGGGGGCTGGCTTGTCGAGGGCTACCGCCTTGGCGGCGCGGAGTTTGCGCTCGCTGTCCTGCGCCGGAACGCCACCGAGCTCGAGGCCATGCTGAGCTACTACTTCCTCCCGGTGGTGGCGCGGTGGCCGCGCGCGGTGGTCATGGCGATCGTCCTGTCGTTCGCGCTCCTGGGAATGAAACGATTCCTGCGCGTTGCCCCGGTATCCCTGCTGTTTCTGGTCTTCTATACGTTGGTCATCATGGCCTGGCCCTTCGAACCTGCCCGATTCGTGCTTGCCGTGTGGCCACTTTGGCCGCTCCTCGTGGGCAGCGGCGTGCTCGCCGTCTGGCACTCAGCGGCGAGGTTACCCGCAGGCCCCGTTTCCACAGGTGCTATCGTGGCACTCGCCTTGGCCGTGGCGGCCTTTGTGGGCGGGTCAGGCTGGTACAATGCGATGGGCTACTCCCGAAAATGGTGGGTCTCTGTCCAGCGGGATGCCGGCAAACGCGCTCGGCCCATCGTCGAGTGGGCGGCTCGGTATACAGACTCCACCGACGTCCTCTCCACCGAAGACGACCTCATCGTCTACCTGTACGCCCACCGAAAGGCCGTTCCAACATCCACGTTCCGGCCCGCTCAGCGGCTCGCGCCCCTCACCGACGCTCAAGATGCAACGGTGGCGCGGGAGATCTTCGCCGCGTACCGTCCTGCCTGGTTCATCGTCGGATCACAGCAAGGAGTCCGAACCGCGTCGACCCTCGCCTCGGGGCCGGATTCCATGCTCACCTTCGTCGGTCGCACCCCCGACGTCCTGATCTACCAACGCACGACACCATGA